GGTCATGGAAGCTGTAGGTATGCACAGTGATTTGAGATATCCAATTGGCCAGCAAAGTAGATGCACTGGAGTTAGCCACAGATCTCCCGGTCTGCCGTGTAGGCAAAGTTTCTCTATTCAGACAAATCAAATGGTTCAAAACAGGAACACTTTGCCTACCCAGTGTAGGGGTAGGCAAACAGTGCAGCACGAAGAACAAAAGGAGAGCAAGCCCTTTAATcattggcttttctacagaaatgtttggtggtctactaggaatgccttgaaggtCGACCAGTTGATCGTgttcgaccggttggtgaccactgtacCACAGTAATACCACAGTAACTCACAGGGATAACGGCATGATATCGGCCAGATTCTCTAGTCATACTACAGTTACACTACATTAACTCACTGTAGTCACTGCATGATGTCTGCCAGTTTCTCGTGGTAGTACTCGTAGTTGTCCTGGCAGTCCTCCCAGGGGGTGAACGTTAGGTCGTCATTCTCCACAAAAGTGTCCCAGACATAGGTGAAGTCCATGGGTTTCATCATCCTCAGCTTGCACCCTGCTTGAGACAGAGCATTCAGCCCCGCCTGGATGTCTTGATCCTCCCACTCAAACAGCCGGGCTGAGAAGAGAGTCATCTTGATGCTCTTCCTGGCCTGAAGGGCCTCTGCGATCTTAGCTGCACAGACCGCACAGGGACTGGATGACATGTACCTGGGACAGGGGAGAAGGTAAAGTTGAATTAGGCACAGATGATGAGGTCATAGTTAGGGTTCTAATTGTTTCATTAAGTGCTGCTAAATGTCTGTGAAACGAGTCACTGCTATCTGCAGAGATACTGTATGGACGTGACAGTGTATTTGAGAGAGATTTCACAGATCACGGTATATTTGAGAGATATGGACCAGGTGACTATGTGTTTGGCCAATAGTTACCAGGTGTATTTCACAGATATGTGTCTGAGCGATATGTACCAGGAGACCATGTATTTGAGCGATATGTCCCAGATTGTAGTGTATTTGATAGATATGTACTAGGAGAAAGTGCATTTGAGAGATAGGTACCAGGTGACAGTGTACTTGACTGGGTAATACTGTACATATGTCCCAGGTTACAGTGTATTTGAGAGATATGTCCCAGGTTACAGTGTATTTGAAAGATATGTCCCAGGTTACAGTGTATTTGAGAGATATGCCCCAGGTTACAGTGTATTTGAGAGATATGCCCCAGGttacaatgtatttgagagataCATATCAGGTGACAGCGTATTCGAGAGATACTGAAAGCTaacggtcaaaagttttagaacatctactcattcaagggtttaccttaaaacttctttgggctaggccccttttttctcaatctccgcctgaatgacgtgcccaaagtaaactgcctgtagctcagaccgtaaagccaggatatgcatataattggtaccattggaaagacaacaatttgaagtttgtagaaatattAAAATAATGGAAGAGAACATAACACAacagatatggtaggagaaaatcaaaagaaaaaccaaccagaagtTTTTTGAGAGagaccatgctcttacaatggcaAGTATAAGGGCATACTGAAAAAGAGCTCCCAGGATCCAAtgcctatggcttccacagggtgtcagcagtctatgttcaaggtttcaggcttgtaacttccaaaatgaataagaaatatcagttttagtacagggagTCTTGTGTTTGCGTGCGCCATGAAGACTAATTGTAAAAATAGGTTTCCTactgaacatacttctttctgtaAGAAATAATATAGTTTGATAAagttttagggtatctgaggagtatatagaaacatattttgacttttTGAAAAAAAGTTTAGTGGTAGATTTTCaaattcctttctctgcatgttgaacgagttgattactcaaatcgatggcgccaactaaactgactttttgggatataaagaaggattttatctaacaaaacaacactacatgttataactggaccctttggatgacaaatcagaggaagattttcaaaaagtaagtgaatattttatCGCTTTTTGtaaatttatgaaacctgtgccagtggaaaaatattttgatgtggggcgccatcctcaaacaatcgcatggcatgttttcgctgtaatagctactgtaaatcggatagtacagttagattaacaagaatataagctttcaaccgatataagacacttatatgtacctaaatgttaggtaatatccataatttttataATTATTTAGCTGGCTTCAAACGTTTtcttaacactattttggttaatacatgattccatatgttatttcataattttgacgtcttcactattattctacaatggacaaaattgtaaaagtaaagaaaaacccttgaatgagtaggtgttctaaaacttttgacctgtaGTGTACGTACCAGGTGATAGTGTATTTGACAGCAGGGTCGTAGTCTGGGAGAGTCTGGAGGAAGAAGGCCTGCTCAGCGTGGGCTCCTGAGTGTTCATCCTCCAGGTAACCTCTCATCAGACCGGCATCCgccttccctttgtccaccaggTAACACAGGAACGTCTTGTTACGACCTGACGAGTACTCCACGTTCTTGAACTGGAACTTGAATTGGAACGGGTCGATGCGGTCCCTGGATGGAGAGGGAATATGGGGATGGGTTTAATTTAACAAATGGGAGAAGGGTTCTCTACCTTCAGGTCTCTATTCAAGGTTATTTAACTTTGGAACATTTTGTCAACCCAAACGTATTTATATGGAAGtgtttattctacaatgttatACAAATGTACAAATGTTATACAGTTATCATTACAGAATCACTCCTataagggcctcccgagtggcgcagtggtctaaggcactgcatcgcaggtGCTAGCTATGCCAcaagagattctgggttcgagtccaggctcagTCACAGCCAGCCGTGACCAGGGGACCCATGGGGCGGTGTagaattggcccagtgtcgtccgggtaaggggagggtttggccagcagggatattGTTATCCCATTGCGCACCAGAGACTCCCGTGGCGGGCTAGGGACAGTGCACaatgacatggtcgccaggtgtaaggtgtttcctctgacacattggacCACCATGGTTAATGTTGATGTGGGTCATTGAGTCAGAAGGCTAAATGGTTATGTGGTTAactgggcattgtgtcaagaagcactgCGGCtttgttgggttgtgtttcggagaacgcatggctctcgacctttgcctctcctgagtctgcacgggagttgcagtgatgagacaagactgtaactaccaattggggagaaaaaggggtgtatataataactataataatagtaaaaaTGTATATAATAACAAATTATGTCTTATATAAGGGGGTACGCAGGACTAATTTTAGGGTATTGGTGTGGCTTAGCGTGGAATGCCAGCTCTGTATTTTTAGCCTTCTGACTCAATGACCCACATCAACATTAACCATGGCGGTCCAGGGCTTTGTGTGGCTCGAGGTGCTCAAGATCCCCCCACTGGTACAGTACGTGGTTGGTACCTACTTGGTACTAACTGGACAGGACTACACTATCTAGCTATGGACACAACTCTATTCACAAATCCTGTTTTTACCCTTTATCATTGCCCTAACCCAAAATCAAGAGCAAAAAGCTCATATTTGAGCTCATCTATTTCAAATGTTTTTCCACTTTTACCCTGTCTAGTAATAATCTATGCTACTGTATATTGTGATGTAGTCAGATGGTGAAGGGGAACAGTCGCTTGTTGACTACAATAGTTTTAGTGCCTCACCGTAAACTAGAAGAAGTGCACACTACTTTTACGATCATTTATTTCCCAAGCTGTCACAGCTCTTCAGGAGTCCTCTCTGGAAGGCAGGTCCAGATCATGACAGGCATTCCGGAAACCTGATCCAGTCCAAATGTTTTGATTATGAGTCAGCTATTTTGTTTGTCATTGGTTGATCATCTGTGAGTTTATGTGTTAGCGTGGtgggtcatgttgca
This sequence is a window from Oncorhynchus kisutch isolate 150728-3 linkage group LG1, Okis_V2, whole genome shotgun sequence. Protein-coding genes within it:
- the apobec2a gene encoding C->U-editing enzyme APOBEC-2; this encodes MADKKGAAASSKLLVRKKERTTKTAVTVEVKKEVKKEVKTEMKMEMKREVKREVKSSLVKKEEKVLAVGEKVEGNGDVPMEEGATANEDVANGEAAVAKANGANGEYEPIELPPWEIIEGDRIDPFQFKFQFKNVEYSSGRNKTFLCYLVDKGKADAGLMRGYLEDEHSGAHAEQAFFLQTLPDYDPAVKYTITWYMSSSPCAVCAAKIAEALQARKSIKMTLFSARLFEWEDQDIQAGLNALSQAGCKLRMMKPMDFTYVWDTFVENDDLTFTPWEDCQDNYEYYHEKLADIMQ